A window of the Henckelia pumila isolate YLH828 chromosome 3, ASM3356847v2, whole genome shotgun sequence genome harbors these coding sequences:
- the LOC140893107 gene encoding protein NDL2-like: protein MDTITVKIITRRIYADCFSFSYQRAAIACPEEPLLSVDDLADQIAEILNYFGLRAVMCLGITVGAYILALFDLKYSQRVTGLILVYPVCKAPSWTEWFWNKVIRGSVDVPESYVVKSCGRLVP from the exons ATGGACACAATcacagttaaaataataacTCGCCGGATCTACGCCGACTGCTTCAGCTTCTCCTATCAAA GAGCCGCCATTGCGTGCCCAGAGGAACCCTTGTTATCTGTTGATGATTTAGCTGATCAGATTGCTGAAATCCTTAATTATTTCGG CCTTCGTGCAGTGATGTGCCTGGGGATAACAGTTGGAGCTTATATTCTTGCCTTGTTTGAT TTGAAGTACTCACAGCGAGTTACAGGTTTGATTCTAGTTTACCCAGTATGCAAAGCACCATCTTGGACAGAGTGGTTTTGGAATAAG GTTATTCGTGGCAGTGTGGACGTACCAGAGTCTTATGTCGTTAAATCATGCGGAAGA TTGGTTCCTTAG